A stretch of Mus caroli chromosome 5, CAROLI_EIJ_v1.1, whole genome shotgun sequence DNA encodes these proteins:
- the Exoc1l gene encoding exocyst complex component 1-like isoform X1: MSSLVKEDLEKKLFKPLAQNLCEFIEIEVSVQDRYFLCVSVTKTDEVKITMVKHYRVGLDEKYEVTKRWSLSDLRMIDGKEADTDNPFFDLHFKKVYSLEAYSCASKYSFARTVSRLNHVYLKKDLHMVNFDSTYINDDSIWSSNNKDCLVLMRICFYAFNLVCLSLCPLPL; the protein is encoded by the exons ATGTCATCGCTGGTGAAGGAAGACTTGGAGAAAAAACTGTTTAAGCCGCTGGCGCAGAATCTCTGCGAGTTTATTGAGATCGAGGTCTCTGTCCAGGACAGGTATTTCCTCTGTGTGTCAG TGACCAAAACTGATGAAGTAAAAATCACCATGGTGAAGCACTACAGAGTAGGGCTGGATGAGAAGTATGAAGTAACAAAAAGGTGGTCCTTGAGTGATCTGCGGATGATTGACGGAAAAGAAGCAGATACC GACAATCCATTTTTTGATCTGCACTTCAAGAAAGTCTACAGCTTGGAGGCCTACAGCTGTGCCTCTAAGTACTCCTTTGCTCGGACAGTGAGCAGGCTGAACCACGTGTATCTTAAGAAGGATTTACACATGGTCAACTTTGATTCTACTTACATTAACGATGACTCCATTTGGTCCTCCAACAACAAGGACTGCCTGGTCCTCATGAGAATATGCTTTTACGCTTTCAATCTTGTGTGCTTGTCCTTGTGTCCCCTGCCACTTTGA
- the Exoc1l gene encoding exocyst complex component 1-like isoform X2, with protein sequence MVKHYRVGLDEKYEVTKRWSLSDLRMIDGKEADTDNPFFDLHFKKVYSLEAYSCASKYSFARTVSRLNHVYLKKDLHMVNFDSTYINDDSIWSSNNKDCLVLMRICFYAFNLVCLSLCPLPL encoded by the exons ATGGTGAAGCACTACAGAGTAGGGCTGGATGAGAAGTATGAAGTAACAAAAAGGTGGTCCTTGAGTGATCTGCGGATGATTGACGGAAAAGAAGCAGATACC GACAATCCATTTTTTGATCTGCACTTCAAGAAAGTCTACAGCTTGGAGGCCTACAGCTGTGCCTCTAAGTACTCCTTTGCTCGGACAGTGAGCAGGCTGAACCACGTGTATCTTAAGAAGGATTTACACATGGTCAACTTTGATTCTACTTACATTAACGATGACTCCATTTGGTCCTCCAACAACAAGGACTGCCTGGTCCTCATGAGAATATGCTTTTACGCTTTCAATCTTGTGTGCTTGTCCTTGTGTCCCCTGCCACTTTGA